In Drosophila simulans strain w501 chromosome 3R, Prin_Dsim_3.1, whole genome shotgun sequence, a single window of DNA contains:
- the LOC6726806 gene encoding alpha-tocopherol transfer protein-like: MMMLHPTPDQRVSIREELREPEDPADIERDIKLIREWLETQPHLPKDMDDMRLTTFLRGCKFSLEKVKKKLDMYYTMRNAVPEFFSNRDINREELNIVLDYVHCPTLPGITPNGRRITFIRGIDCDFQPHHILDAMKVALMIGDVRLAEESVGIAGDIFILDASVASAAHFAKFSPTVVKKFLIAVQEAYPVKVKEVHVINISPLVDTIFNFVKPFVKEKIRSRITFHNDVESLYKVVPRDLLPNEYGGKAGGVVELNQWWKQKLIDNTQWFKDQEDKKANESLRPGAPKTSDDLFGMEGTFRQLNID; encoded by the exons ATGATGATGCTACACCCCACACCCGACCAGCGCGTGAGCATCCGCGAGGAGCTGCGCGAGCCGGAGGACCCCGCAGACATTGAGCGCGACATCAAGCTGATCCGCGAGTGGCTGGAGACGCAGCCGCACCTGCCCAAGGACATGGACGACATGCGCCTCACGACCTTCCTGCGCGGCTGCAAGTTCAGCCTGGAGAAGGTGAAGAAGAAGCTGGACATGTACTACACCATGCGCAACGCGGTGCCGGAGTTCTTCTCCAACCGGGACATCAATCGGGAGGAACTCAACATCGTACTGGACTATGT GCACTGCCCCACTCTCCCGGGGATCACGCCCAATGGACGCCGCATCACGTTCATCCGGGGCATCGATTGCGACTTCCAGCCCCACCACATCCTGGACGCCATGAAGGTGGCCCTGATGATCGGGGACGTGCGCCTGGCGGAGGAGAGCGTCGGCATCGCCGGCGACATCTTCATTCTGGACGCGTCGGTGGCCAGCGCCGCCCACTTCGCCAAGTTCTCGCCCACCGTGGTGAAGAAGTTCCTGATCGCCGTGCAAGAGGCGTATCCGGTGAAGGTGAAGGAGGTGCATGTGATCAACATCTCGCCGCTGGTGGACACCATCTTCAACTTTGTCAAGCCGTTCGTGAAGGAGAAGATCCGCAGCCGCATTACCTTCCACAACGACGTGGAGAGCCTCTACAAGGTGGTGCCCCGCGACCTCCTGCCCAACGAGTACGGCGGTAAGGCTGGCGGCGTGGTCGAGCTGAACCAATGGTGGAAGCAGAAGCTGATCGACAACACCCAGTGGTTCAAGGACCAGGAGGACAAGAAGGCCAACGAGTCCCTGCGCCCCGGCGCACCCAAGACCAGCGACGACCTCTTCGGCATGGAGGGCACCTTCCGGCAGCTGAACATCGACTAG